GAACGTCCGAGCACTTCGCCCAATGACGCGTCATTGGTGGAGGAACCGCCCAGGGAAATCTGGTACCACTCCTCACCTTTTTTATCCACCCCCAACAAACCGATGTGGCCGATGTGGTGATGACCGCAAGCATTCATGCAGCCGGACAATTTGACTTCCAGTTCGCCCAAATCATAGAGGTAATCCATGTTGTCGAAACGCTCATTGATTTGTTTGGCCACGGAAATGGATTTGGCATTGGCCAGTTCGCAATAATCCAGACCAGGGCAGCAAATCATGTCGGTCAAGGTGCCAATGTTCGCTGTTGCCAAACCGTGTTCTTTCAGTGTTTGCCACACGTCAAACAAGTCGGCTTGCTTCACATCCGCCAACACTAAATTTTGATCATGGGTGCTGCGAATTTCGCCAAAGCTATATTGCTCTGCCAGGCTGGCAACGGCACGCATTTGCGCAGAAGTAATATCACCCGGCGGATTTTTTGGACCTTTGAGCGAAACAAAAACTGCGCGATAACCGGCAATCTTGTGTGCTTTGGTATTGTGTTTCACCCAGGTACGGAACGACGGATTCGCCTGTTGCTGTGCAGCCAGGGTTTCATCGGCAGCAGCATTGCTGTCATAGGCTGGCGGCGCAAAAAATGCGTTGACTCGTGCAATTTCCCGTTCATCCAGCTCAAGACTTACCGGCCCCTGCAATACCGCCTGCCACTCGGCATCGACTTGCTCGCGGAAAGCATCAATTCCCAATGCTTCGACCAATATTTTGATCCGCGCTTTGTACATGTTGTCGCGACGACCATAGCGATTGTAAACACGCAGAATGGATTCCAGATACGATAACAAATCTTTCTTGGCCAAAAACTCGCGGACGACTTTGCCCAAAATCGGCGTACGACCCAAGCCGCCACCCACCCAGACTTCAAAACCGGTTTCGCCATGCGCGTTTTTCACCAGTTGCAGACCAATGTCGTGCACCTGAATGGCCGCTCGGTCCTTGCGCGCACCAGACACTGCAATTTTAAATTTGCGCGGCAAGAAGGCGAATTCAGGATGCAAGGTCGACCATTGACGGATAATTTCGCAATAGACACGCGGGTCTTCGATTTCGTCCACACAAACACCAGCGAGCGCGTCCGAGGTGACGTTGCGCATGCAATTACCTGAGGTCTGGATGGCGTGCATTTGTACCGTGGCAAGTTCTTCCAGAATATCGGGAACGGTTTCCAGTGCCGGCCAGTTGTACTGGATATTCTGTCGGGTGGAAAAATGACCAAATCCGCGATCGTATTTGTCGGCGATATGGGCCAACATGTTCATTTGCGACGTCGACAACAGGCCATAGGGAATCGCCACCCGTAACATCGGTGCGTGCTTTTGCACATACAGGCCGTTCATCAGACGTAGAGAACGGTATTCCTGGTCGCCAATTTGTCCCGCCAGAAACCGCTGGGTTTGATCGCGA
Above is a window of Gammaproteobacteria bacterium DNA encoding:
- a CDS encoding nitrite/sulfite reductase, with product MYQYDKYDQQLVDDRVRQFRDQTQRFLAGQIGDQEYRSLRLMNGLYVQKHAPMLRVAIPYGLLSTSQMNMLAHIADKYDRGFGHFSTRQNIQYNWPALETVPDILEELATVQMHAIQTSGNCMRNVTSDALAGVCVDEIEDPRVYCEIIRQWSTLHPEFAFLPRKFKIAVSGARKDRAAIQVHDIGLQLVKNAHGETGFEVWVGGGLGRTPILGKVVREFLAKKDLLSYLESILRVYNRYGRRDNMYKARIKILVEALGIDAFREQVDAEWQAVLQGPVSLELDEREIARVNAFFAPPAYDSNAAADETLAAQQQANPSFRTWVKHNTKAHKIAGYRAVFVSLKGPKNPPGDITSAQMRAVASLAEQYSFGEIRSTHDQNLVLADVKQADLFDVWQTLKEHGLATANIGTLTDMICCPGLDYCELANAKSISVAKQINERFDNMDYLYDLGELEVKLSGCMNACGHHHIGHIGLLGVDKKGEEWYQISLGGSSTNDASLGEVLGRSVPINGVADALEVILQVYVDERRDGERFLDTYRRVGKAPFKERLYGDDSKKTSQISQGVEA